In Virgibacillus sp. NKC19-16, a single genomic region encodes these proteins:
- a CDS encoding Na+/H+ antiporter NhaC family protein: MDVLSIVPPLVAVVLAIMTKRVLISLFVSIWVGGLIAAGWNPFEAVGLTFTWMKDVMIDPWNARFLVMTALLGTGAAFMFKTGGSEGLIRVLQKRLTTKKRVLFLPYFLGILIFFNDYVNSVIVGNATKDITKKHNISREKLSYVIDSTAAPMATIGPVSDWIGFQVSLIAAAFASLSIVGMEPYFVFLQSIPWNFYAILCLLAVPMIIAGKDFGPMAKAEHRAHTTGKLIPDGSTPLSSVDQDLGEPHQREGSVWNFILPLVTLISVSIWGLWYSGGGATGKSMMDALADTDVSVALTWGAFAMTAVGIIIALVQGMGLKKCEDTLLGGIRTMLPALIIIILAWSIGTVTEVLGTAEFVVSATEGWMTAALIPFLVFVIAMFISFATGTSWGTMSILTPIAIPLAYTMGGEDLIPIVIGAIFAGSIFGDHVSPISDTTVMASIFSESDHIAHVNTQIPYALVPAGIAGVLYLLYSFIGSGIVLLIAGIVVQFFLLRYLGNRGDSPPAH, encoded by the coding sequence ATGGACGTGTTATCGATTGTCCCACCGCTTGTTGCAGTGGTTTTAGCCATTATGACAAAGCGTGTTTTAATTTCTCTTTTCGTCAGTATTTGGGTTGGCGGCTTAATTGCGGCGGGATGGAACCCGTTTGAGGCAGTTGGTTTGACTTTCACATGGATGAAGGATGTAATGATTGATCCATGGAACGCGCGTTTTCTTGTCATGACCGCACTGCTTGGAACTGGGGCTGCTTTTATGTTTAAGACTGGTGGTTCTGAAGGGCTGATCAGGGTGTTACAAAAGCGGTTAACGACGAAGAAGCGTGTGCTATTTTTGCCATATTTCTTAGGGATTCTCATTTTCTTTAACGACTACGTAAACTCTGTCATTGTTGGAAATGCGACAAAAGATATCACCAAAAAACATAATATATCGCGGGAGAAGTTATCCTATGTCATTGACTCAACAGCTGCTCCGATGGCAACGATTGGTCCTGTTTCCGATTGGATCGGTTTTCAGGTGTCTTTAATTGCAGCGGCTTTTGCGAGTTTAAGTATTGTTGGGATGGAGCCTTACTTCGTCTTTTTACAATCCATTCCTTGGAATTTTTATGCGATACTATGTCTATTAGCCGTCCCGATGATTATTGCCGGGAAAGATTTTGGGCCAATGGCAAAAGCGGAACATCGTGCGCATACTACTGGAAAATTAATACCAGATGGTTCAACACCACTGTCTTCCGTTGATCAGGATTTGGGAGAGCCGCATCAAAGAGAAGGCAGTGTTTGGAATTTCATCCTTCCACTTGTAACACTTATTTCTGTAAGTATTTGGGGATTATGGTATTCAGGTGGTGGTGCCACTGGAAAATCAATGATGGATGCGCTTGCTGATACAGATGTTTCCGTTGCACTAACTTGGGGCGCATTTGCGATGACAGCAGTGGGTATTATTATCGCGCTGGTTCAAGGTATGGGTTTGAAAAAGTGTGAGGATACCTTACTTGGTGGTATTCGTACCATGTTGCCAGCACTTATCATTATTATCCTGGCTTGGTCGATTGGAACAGTAACGGAAGTACTTGGAACTGCGGAATTCGTCGTAAGTGCGACAGAAGGATGGATGACGGCAGCACTTATTCCATTTCTGGTTTTTGTTATTGCTATGTTTATCTCTTTTGCAACAGGTACCTCTTGGGGAACGATGTCCATTTTAACGCCAATTGCGATACCACTGGCCTATACGATGGGTGGCGAAGATCTTATCCCAATCGTTATCGGAGCGATTTTTGCCGGGTCGATTTTTGGAGATCATGTCTCACCTATTTCTGATACAACAGTGATGGCATCCATCTTTTCCGAATCGGATCACATCGCGCATGTTAATACACAGATCCCCTATGCACTAGTGCCTGCAGGGATAGCGGGAGTCTTATATCTATTGTATTCTTTCATTGGAAGCGGTATTGTATTACTCATTGCCGGTATCGTCGTTCAATTCTTCCTCTTGCGTTATTTGGGTAATCGAGGGGACAGTCCCCCGGCGCATTAA
- a CDS encoding endonuclease I family protein: protein MILTYDQKEKLLPVTTDRAYLRSILSEHASVRVKMETDEKAYYDEETDSQAIRHYYREIDFSDLSALTKLLRETHTNQIRYDPSEYVYPWVDLRPDGNLASVYSGKERKAETVINEDYETSLKRKEAIEKTSELDQDKIVQIEQDFKYNCEHSVPQSWFNEQEPMRGDLHHLFTCEPVCNSIRSNYPYHDFTEYNPEAGANRIEAACGKADEELFEPEYGKGTVARAMLYFLVRYPDQIESSYESGIDTALLLDWHQAFPPEIYEKHRNQAIFDIQGNRNPFIDFPERMGDLWR from the coding sequence ATGATTTTGACCTATGACCAAAAGGAAAAGCTTCTTCCAGTGACAACCGATCGTGCGTATTTGCGTAGCATTCTTTCCGAGCATGCAAGCGTAAGAGTAAAAATGGAAACAGATGAAAAGGCATATTATGATGAGGAAACAGATAGTCAGGCGATCCGGCACTATTATCGTGAAATTGATTTTTCCGATCTATCAGCCCTCACCAAGCTTCTTCGAGAAACCCATACGAATCAGATACGCTATGATCCGAGTGAATATGTTTATCCATGGGTTGACTTGCGGCCAGATGGTAATCTAGCAAGTGTTTATTCAGGAAAAGAACGGAAGGCAGAAACAGTTATTAATGAAGATTATGAAACGTCGTTGAAGCGAAAGGAAGCGATTGAAAAAACTTCAGAACTCGACCAGGACAAAATCGTACAAATCGAGCAAGATTTTAAATATAATTGTGAGCATTCGGTGCCACAATCGTGGTTTAACGAACAGGAGCCGATGCGCGGTGATCTTCACCATTTATTTACGTGTGAACCTGTTTGCAATTCAATTAGGAGCAATTATCCGTATCATGACTTTACGGAATATAATCCGGAGGCAGGAGCTAATCGGATTGAAGCGGCGTGTGGGAAAGCAGACGAGGAATTGTTTGAACCGGAGTACGGGAAAGGGACTGTTGCCCGTGCCATGCTGTATTTTTTAGTAAGATATCCTGATCAGATCGAATCCTCTTATGAATCTGGAATTGATACAGCGCTTTTACTGGATTGGCATCAGGCTTTTCCACCTGAAATTTATGAAAAGCACCGGAATCAGGCGATCTTTGACATTCAGGGAAACCGCAATCCATTTATTGACTTTCCGGAAAGAATGGGAGACCTTTGGCGGTAA
- a CDS encoding glycerophosphodiester phosphodiesterase: MKRIFSIFFMTIIFMSLFTAPTLAASGQEITNVAHRGASGHTPENTMVAFDKAFEMKADYIEIDVQMTKDGELVAIHDTTVNRTTNGTGAVGDYTLEEIQQLDAGSWFGEEFAGEKIPTFEEIIDAYRGKIGILIELKAPELYPGIEEKVADALKERNMHKPNNNKVIIQSFNHDSVQTSKELVPNIPHGVLLGLEAADVTDEQLAAFASYADYFNPSMNVVTDELVDRVHAAEMEIWAYTVRSQEQADRLAEHEVDGIVTDFPEYVYNHPGNL; encoded by the coding sequence ATGAAGCGTATTTTTTCTATTTTTTTCATGACGATTATTTTTATGAGCCTGTTCACCGCTCCTACTCTTGCTGCAAGCGGGCAGGAGATTACGAATGTGGCACATCGAGGTGCTTCGGGACACACGCCTGAAAATACGATGGTCGCCTTTGACAAAGCTTTTGAGATGAAAGCTGACTACATTGAAATCGATGTGCAAATGACGAAGGATGGGGAATTGGTTGCCATTCATGATACCACAGTAAACCGGACAACAAATGGAACAGGTGCTGTTGGTGATTATACGCTGGAAGAAATACAGCAACTGGATGCTGGCAGCTGGTTTGGTGAGGAATTTGCGGGGGAGAAGATCCCGACGTTTGAAGAAATCATCGATGCTTATCGTGGAAAAATTGGTATTTTAATTGAATTGAAAGCACCAGAACTATATCCAGGTATCGAAGAAAAAGTTGCTGATGCTTTGAAAGAACGCAATATGCATAAACCGAATAATAATAAAGTTATCATTCAATCGTTCAATCATGATTCAGTTCAAACATCAAAAGAACTGGTACCGAATATTCCACATGGTGTACTGCTTGGGCTTGAGGCAGCAGATGTTACCGATGAGCAGTTAGCAGCGTTTGCAAGCTATGCTGATTACTTTAATCCAAGTATGAATGTTGTGACAGATGAACTGGTTGATCGCGTTCATGCAGCCGAAATGGAAATCTGGGCTTATACCGTAAGATCACAGGAACAGGCAGATAGGTTAGCGGAGCACGAAGTTGACGGGATTGTTACTGATTTTCCGGAGTATGTTTATAACCATCCCGGGAACTTGTGA
- a CDS encoding NADH-dependent flavin oxidoreductase has translation MNANYKTLLEPYSLSKDVELKNRIIMAPMTNFSSNPDGSVTEAEVNYYARRSKGVGAVITACAYVTPNGKGFPGEFGSDRDELIPSLRQLANGIKNQGAKAILQIFHGGRMCIPDLVPNGEIVSASNVSAENGATAGVEPRGLTEAEIVEIIDAFGESARRAIEAGFDGVEIHGANAYLIQQFFSPHSNRRDDQFGGNVQKRMTFPLAVVDKVQQVVKEHAKEPFVVGYRFSPEEPETPGITMGDTLQLVDVLSEKGLDYLHVSLGDFWSKARRGADTTKTRVELLLEKINNRVPLIGVGSIYSADQAREAFQTGIAFLALGREIIIDPDWVQKIEVEKEAEINTLLDVNKQEELEVPDPLWKAITTTPGWFPGVE, from the coding sequence ATGAACGCTAACTATAAAACATTATTAGAGCCTTATTCATTATCAAAAGATGTGGAATTAAAAAACAGAATAATCATGGCGCCAATGACAAACTTTTCATCTAATCCGGACGGTTCGGTTACAGAAGCTGAAGTAAATTATTACGCACGGCGTTCGAAAGGTGTGGGGGCAGTTATTACAGCATGTGCCTATGTAACTCCTAACGGGAAGGGATTCCCTGGCGAGTTCGGCAGTGACCGCGATGAACTTATCCCCAGCCTAAGACAATTGGCCAACGGCATTAAAAATCAGGGAGCCAAAGCAATTTTACAGATTTTCCATGGAGGAAGAATGTGTATCCCAGACCTTGTTCCAAATGGGGAAATTGTCAGTGCGAGCAATGTATCGGCTGAAAACGGTGCAACAGCTGGCGTGGAACCTCGTGGATTAACGGAAGCTGAAATCGTGGAAATCATTGACGCATTTGGAGAGTCCGCACGTCGGGCGATCGAAGCTGGTTTTGATGGAGTTGAGATTCACGGAGCGAATGCTTATCTCATCCAGCAATTTTTCTCTCCTCACTCCAATCGCCGCGATGACCAATTTGGAGGAAACGTGCAAAAACGCATGACATTTCCATTGGCGGTTGTTGATAAAGTGCAACAGGTTGTTAAAGAACATGCGAAAGAGCCGTTTGTCGTTGGATATCGTTTTTCACCAGAAGAGCCCGAAACACCTGGCATTACGATGGGTGATACCCTCCAGTTGGTCGATGTGTTATCTGAGAAAGGACTAGATTATCTGCATGTATCCCTAGGCGATTTCTGGTCCAAAGCAAGAAGGGGAGCCGACACAACGAAGACACGTGTGGAACTGCTATTAGAAAAAATCAATAACCGCGTCCCATTAATCGGTGTAGGTTCCATCTACTCTGCTGATCAAGCGCGTGAAGCATTCCAAACCGGAATCGCATTCCTAGCGCTTGGAAGAGAAATAATTATCGATCCAGACTGGGTACAAAAGATAGAAGTAGAAAAAGAAGCCGAAATTAATACCTTATTAGACGTCAACAAGCAAGAAGAATTAGAGGTACCAGATCCATTATGGAAAGCTATTACAACTACGCCAGGCTGGTTCCCAGGGGTGGAATAA
- a CDS encoding APC family permease has translation MSDQKLKKILGKWDTLALAFGAMIGWGWVVTTGLWITEAGSLGAILAFAFGGMLVIFVGLTYAELASAIPLAGGEHVYSYKAMGRIASFIATWAIVLGYVSVVAFEAVALPTVFEYLIPDYSQGYLYTIAGWDVTITWAGIGILGSVLIAWINYRGIKFSTAITGIFTLLILIAGILLITGSTAAGNVQNMQPLVENGIAGILTVVIMTPFMFVGFDVIPQAAEEINLPRKRIGQLLIASVVLAVLWYIAVIFGVSRVMSSSAISESNLVTADAMATAFGGSAMMGNILVLGGIGGILTSWIGFYVGGSRAIYALARAGMLPKSLGDLHPKYKTPYKAILLIGILSTAAPLLGRPALTWLVNAGGLGLVVAWLMVAISFIILRKKSPDMKRPFRLRGGTTIGWIAIVMAGGVTVLYMPGMPSALVWPYEWVIIILWVILGIILYTVSVSKYGKKRADDHMKKEIEEVLKDK, from the coding sequence ATGAGCGATCAAAAGTTAAAAAAAATCCTCGGAAAATGGGATACGCTTGCACTTGCATTCGGTGCAATGATCGGATGGGGATGGGTTGTAACAACTGGTTTATGGATAACGGAAGCTGGATCTTTAGGTGCTATTCTGGCGTTTGCGTTTGGTGGAATGCTGGTTATATTCGTTGGCCTCACTTATGCAGAATTAGCCTCTGCTATTCCACTGGCGGGAGGGGAACATGTCTATAGCTACAAAGCAATGGGAAGGATAGCCTCGTTTATCGCAACGTGGGCGATTGTACTTGGATATGTATCTGTGGTAGCTTTCGAGGCGGTAGCGCTTCCTACTGTTTTCGAATATTTGATTCCGGACTACAGTCAGGGTTATTTATACACGATTGCTGGCTGGGATGTGACGATAACTTGGGCAGGTATTGGTATCTTAGGTTCTGTTCTTATTGCTTGGATCAATTATCGTGGGATTAAGTTCTCTACTGCGATTACAGGTATTTTTACGTTATTGATTCTAATAGCGGGTATATTGCTGATTACTGGTAGTACAGCTGCAGGAAATGTGCAAAATATGCAACCATTAGTTGAAAATGGGATCGCTGGGATATTGACCGTAGTAATTATGACACCATTTATGTTTGTCGGTTTTGATGTTATCCCACAAGCTGCCGAAGAAATAAATTTACCTCGAAAACGGATTGGTCAATTATTAATTGCTTCGGTCGTTCTGGCTGTACTATGGTATATCGCTGTAATATTCGGGGTATCGCGAGTCATGAGTTCTTCTGCTATTAGTGAATCGAATCTGGTAACGGCGGATGCGATGGCAACAGCCTTTGGCGGTAGTGCGATGATGGGGAATATACTTGTTTTAGGTGGTATTGGTGGGATTTTAACAAGCTGGATCGGCTTCTATGTCGGTGGCAGCCGCGCGATTTATGCGCTTGCTAGAGCTGGTATGCTGCCTAAATCGCTGGGTGACCTGCATCCGAAATATAAAACGCCTTATAAAGCTATTCTGTTAATTGGTATTCTTTCTACTGCTGCCCCATTATTGGGTCGACCTGCGCTTACATGGCTGGTTAACGCTGGTGGACTTGGATTAGTGGTTGCATGGTTAATGGTAGCAATATCCTTTATTATTTTACGAAAAAAATCTCCGGACATGAAGCGCCCCTTTCGTCTTCGAGGAGGTACCACGATTGGCTGGATTGCCATTGTCATGGCGGGCGGCGTAACGGTACTTTACATGCCAGGCATGCCGTCAGCACTTGTGTGGCCTTATGAGTGGGTTATCATTATTTTATGGGTCATCTTAGGTATTATCCTGTATACTGTGTCTGTATCGAAATATGGGAAGAAACGTGCTGACGATCACATGAAAAAAGAGATTGAAGAAGTGCTTAAAGATAAATAG
- a CDS encoding putative holin-like toxin, whose product MTVFEALVLMITFGTLMVGVVKSKK is encoded by the coding sequence ATGACAGTATTTGAAGCGCTTGTCCTGATGATCACGTTTGGTACATTAATGGTTGGAGTTGTCAAATCAAAAAAATAA
- a CDS encoding alcohol acetyltransferase: MEDDRLWYRLDNAGKLYTSIISSRATTLFRVSATLTSQIDSKLLQAALESTLERFPFYKVQLKQGFFWYYFEGTDQTPRAEEEIYYPCMSLSIKRRGSFPFRVLYFNNRIAMEISHSITDGTGAMKFLRELVTNYLHLKESVPLKREEIDQEQLQLETENAFRKYYEKDIPVLKSRVGKSFKLPIQLDKKGHYHITTGIIKVDELKRKAKEYDTSITILLTAVYMESLLAIQERTERRKLPIVINVPVNMRSFFASETMRNFFVSITPSIDARLGTYDLEEIVNEIKIEFNRLLTRKKLKQYIKRSVIGEKSLALRLMPSPVKDIVAPSIYSFFGEGQYTSGLSNLGVVQVPSEIEQFIERFECYPPPSIGNKVKAMLISYKSHMYISFGNLSKDRMLEREFFRRIRELEIDVTIETNDEES, encoded by the coding sequence ATGGAGGACGACAGGTTATGGTATCGGCTTGATAATGCTGGAAAATTGTATACATCCATTATTTCTTCACGCGCAACCACTTTATTCAGGGTATCTGCAACGCTTACCTCCCAAATCGATTCCAAGCTTCTGCAAGCAGCCCTTGAGTCAACATTGGAGCGGTTTCCTTTTTATAAGGTACAATTAAAACAAGGTTTCTTTTGGTATTATTTTGAAGGAACGGACCAAACTCCAAGGGCGGAGGAAGAAATATATTATCCATGTATGAGTTTATCAATTAAAAGACGCGGATCGTTTCCGTTTAGGGTGCTCTATTTTAATAACAGAATTGCCATGGAAATATCGCACAGTATTACAGATGGCACTGGTGCAATGAAATTTCTGCGTGAACTCGTCACAAACTACCTTCACCTGAAGGAGTCTGTCCCTTTAAAAAGGGAAGAAATAGATCAGGAACAACTGCAATTAGAAACGGAGAATGCATTTCGGAAGTATTATGAAAAGGATATTCCTGTCTTAAAATCGCGCGTCGGGAAGTCGTTTAAGCTCCCAATCCAACTCGATAAAAAAGGCCATTATCACATCACAACAGGGATTATAAAGGTGGACGAGTTAAAGCGAAAAGCGAAGGAATATGATACTTCCATTACGATATTACTGACGGCCGTTTATATGGAGAGTCTGTTAGCCATTCAAGAAAGAACCGAACGCCGGAAGCTCCCTATCGTCATTAATGTCCCAGTAAATATGCGATCCTTTTTTGCAAGCGAGACGATGCGCAATTTCTTTGTGAGCATCACCCCCTCCATTGACGCGAGGCTAGGTACGTATGATCTTGAAGAAATCGTGAATGAAATAAAGATTGAGTTTAACCGGTTACTTACAAGGAAAAAATTAAAACAGTATATCAAACGAAGTGTCATTGGTGAAAAATCATTAGCATTACGGTTAATGCCTTCACCAGTGAAAGATATTGTCGCTCCATCCATTTATTCGTTTTTCGGGGAAGGCCAATATACAAGTGGTCTATCCAACTTGGGAGTTGTCCAAGTGCCAAGCGAAATAGAGCAATTTATCGAACGATTTGAATGCTATCCCCCTCCAAGCATCGGGAATAAAGTAAAGGCAATGTTGATTAGCTACAAATCTCATATGTACATCTCTTTTGGAAATTTGTCCAAAGACCGCATGCTGGAGCGTGAATTTTTTCGAAGAATTCGTGAATTGGAAATTGATGTGACGATAGAAACAAACGATGAGGAGAGTTAA
- a CDS encoding helix-turn-helix domain-containing protein, whose amino-acid sequence MREVIIQLNDETYDQIKEITELENLINRHRDKNRRDDYKIEEFIVGCIADKIEQIKHFDSVNPFQENNKQPVIKNRFKEIAKQKNIYIKDVAYQLDMKPPNISKIFNNVSQPRLELFIKIWLVLGSPPLHQCIYLEVE is encoded by the coding sequence ATGAGAGAAGTGATCATCCAACTAAATGACGAAACTTATGATCAAATCAAGGAAATTACAGAATTGGAAAATCTGATTAATCGCCATCGGGACAAAAACAGGAGGGACGATTATAAAATAGAGGAGTTCATTGTTGGTTGTATTGCGGATAAAATTGAACAAATCAAGCATTTCGATTCCGTTAATCCTTTCCAGGAAAACAATAAACAGCCTGTAATTAAGAACCGCTTCAAAGAAATAGCTAAACAAAAGAATATCTATATTAAAGATGTTGCGTATCAACTGGATATGAAGCCACCGAATATAAGCAAAATATTTAATAATGTATCGCAACCGAGATTGGAGTTGTTCATTAAAATTTGGCTGGTACTCGGGAGCCCGCCTTTGCATCAGTGTATTTACCTCGAAGTAGAATAA
- a CDS encoding DUF6320 domain-containing protein, translated as MAYCPKCGIKVEKGNRPCPLCGFHIPEVNETEKVASRKFPKAANPYPVHLRRVLNRIFVFVSLLVFVAISLMFYVNYELNEAFTWSKYSNLSVLAGWGLLYFSFGYVQSYYKVIFGIAVIALVLLFGLDIFHGGLDWFFPLAFPIVVGASVIGFAYWSLIRALSVKGFNVIGFFFIAVVILSMWINFFINSHQNEIDLSSWFIVTALQLLPVLSIMLYVKYGMPEHVKQKIARKFHL; from the coding sequence ATGGCTTATTGTCCCAAGTGTGGCATCAAGGTTGAAAAAGGCAATCGGCCTTGCCCACTATGCGGTTTTCACATCCCAGAAGTGAATGAAACGGAAAAAGTCGCGTCTCGTAAATTTCCAAAAGCCGCCAATCCATATCCTGTTCATTTGAGAAGAGTGCTGAACCGTATTTTTGTTTTCGTATCGCTATTAGTGTTCGTGGCTATAAGCCTCATGTTCTATGTAAACTATGAATTAAATGAGGCATTTACATGGTCAAAATACAGCAATTTAAGTGTGCTCGCGGGGTGGGGGCTTTTATATTTTTCATTCGGATATGTACAAAGTTATTATAAAGTTATTTTTGGAATAGCTGTGATTGCATTAGTACTACTGTTTGGACTGGACATCTTCCACGGGGGACTGGATTGGTTTTTTCCATTAGCATTCCCGATCGTAGTGGGAGCCTCTGTGATCGGTTTTGCTTACTGGAGCTTGATCAGAGCCCTATCTGTAAAAGGCTTTAACGTGATTGGCTTTTTCTTTATTGCTGTTGTGATCCTATCGATGTGGATCAATTTCTTCATCAACAGCCACCAAAATGAAATAGATCTGTCAAGCTGGTTCATTGTTACTGCACTACAGCTTTTGCCTGTGTTATCAATCATGCTTTATGTGAAATATGGCATGCCGGAACATGTCAAACAGAAAATCGCCAGGAAATTCCATTTATGA
- the purU gene encoding formyltetrahydrofolate deformylase: MNRYIEEKIHTFQDKNRNRARFLIKCPDQPGIVSAVSRFLYDHGANIIESDQYTMDPIGGEFFIRIEFECDELKEKANLLEEDFHSVAEKFNMDWKITYVNEIKNMAVFVSSQPHCLLELLWEWQSGDLMANIAVVISNHETAREMVKSFGIPFYYIPANKDIRDQVEEKQKQLLQDYDIDVIALARYMQILTPSFVETYHNRIINIHHSFLPAFVGAKPYERAFERGVKMIGATSHYVTNDLDEGPIIEQDISRVDHRDNVEAMKKVGQSIERSVLARAVKWHLDDRIIVHGNKTIVF, from the coding sequence ATGAATCGTTATATTGAAGAAAAAATCCATACATTTCAAGACAAAAATCGAAACCGGGCGCGCTTTTTGATCAAATGCCCGGATCAGCCCGGAATTGTGTCAGCTGTTTCCCGATTTCTTTATGATCATGGGGCCAATATTATCGAGTCGGACCAATATACGATGGATCCGATCGGTGGAGAGTTTTTTATTCGGATTGAATTTGAATGTGATGAATTAAAAGAGAAGGCCAATCTACTGGAGGAGGATTTCCATTCGGTTGCTGAAAAATTTAACATGGACTGGAAAATTACCTATGTAAATGAAATAAAGAACATGGCGGTGTTTGTGTCCAGTCAGCCGCATTGCCTGCTGGAGTTATTATGGGAATGGCAGAGTGGGGATCTGATGGCGAATATTGCTGTTGTTATCAGTAACCATGAAACTGCTAGAGAAATGGTCAAGTCGTTTGGTATTCCTTTTTATTACATACCGGCGAACAAAGACATTCGTGACCAAGTTGAGGAAAAGCAGAAACAGCTTTTGCAGGATTATGACATTGACGTGATTGCACTGGCTCGCTACATGCAGATACTTACACCAAGCTTTGTGGAGACCTATCATAATCGTATTATCAACATCCATCATTCTTTTCTGCCGGCATTTGTCGGTGCGAAGCCCTATGAGCGAGCTTTTGAGCGTGGCGTGAAAATGATTGGGGCCACTTCCCATTATGTGACGAATGATCTGGATGAGGGGCCGATTATTGAACAGGATATCAGCCGCGTGGATCATCGTGATAATGTGGAAGCTATGAAAAAAGTAGGCCAGTCCATCGAGCGCAGTGTACTTGCGCGAGCAGTCAAATGGCATCTAGATGACCGGATTATTGTTCATGGGAATAAGACGATTGTATTTTAA
- a CDS encoding GTPase family protein — MSNHNQENYGQMQDLINYIDEGLKKAKLPGNTKEKISEELEDLKTFILDARPPRIAIVGRRGAGKSSLINAIFGEMRAEIGDVKAQTGSGKWHAYISDSGTLEILDTRGLGEADQPEEAFTESAAIDEVQESIKEKRPDAILFLSKAKEVSSRIDEDITQLKQLKESVKTYHDYDIPVIGVVTQVDELSPKSVDKPPFDHEVKQNNIAESEAVLAAKLNEISTVSVKIIPVSAYFEIEDNIISYDLRWNIDKLVDYLIEQLPNDAQMILAKLAKVKSVQKKLARRIGKNISGITGLIGANPIPLADLPIITGMQMAMISSIALIGGRRMNKKDLREFLSALGLNLAAGFAFRQVSRQLVRLFPGAGTVISGAIASSGTYALCEASIAYFIDEKSLGNVRAIYKDKYEA; from the coding sequence ATGAGCAATCACAACCAAGAAAATTATGGACAAATGCAGGATTTGATAAACTATATCGACGAAGGGCTTAAAAAAGCGAAACTCCCTGGGAATACGAAGGAAAAAATAAGTGAGGAGTTGGAAGACTTAAAAACCTTCATCCTGGACGCACGCCCCCCACGTATCGCCATTGTCGGAAGAAGAGGTGCCGGGAAGTCGAGTTTGATTAATGCAATATTTGGTGAAATGCGCGCGGAGATTGGCGACGTAAAAGCGCAAACCGGTTCTGGAAAATGGCATGCCTATATATCCGATTCCGGCACACTTGAAATCCTGGATACACGTGGATTAGGCGAAGCGGATCAACCTGAGGAGGCATTCACCGAAAGTGCTGCGATCGATGAAGTACAGGAATCCATTAAGGAAAAACGTCCGGATGCTATCCTTTTCTTGAGCAAAGCAAAAGAGGTAAGTTCACGGATCGACGAGGACATCACACAGCTCAAGCAACTGAAAGAGTCGGTGAAAACCTACCATGACTATGATATCCCCGTCATTGGAGTCGTAACCCAAGTGGATGAGCTTAGCCCTAAGTCGGTGGACAAGCCTCCATTTGATCACGAAGTAAAACAGAACAATATCGCAGAATCCGAAGCTGTTTTGGCTGCAAAATTAAATGAAATATCCACTGTATCAGTGAAAATCATTCCGGTTTCTGCCTATTTCGAAATCGAGGATAACATCATTTCCTATGATCTCAGATGGAATATTGACAAATTGGTCGATTACCTGATTGAACAGTTGCCCAATGACGCCCAAATGATTCTAGCCAAGCTGGCAAAAGTGAAATCCGTCCAAAAAAAGTTAGCGCGGAGGATTGGGAAAAATATTTCCGGGATAACCGGATTGATTGGAGCTAATCCCATTCCTCTTGCTGATTTACCCATCATTACCGGTATGCAAATGGCCATGATCAGCTCGATTGCATTAATTGGTGGCAGGAGAATGAATAAAAAAGACCTAAGAGAATTTCTCAGCGCATTAGGGTTGAACCTGGCCGCCGGCTTTGCTTTTCGGCAAGTCTCCCGTCAGCTCGTACGACTATTTCCAGGGGCAGGTACCGTCATATCAGGCGCCATCGCATCCTCGGGAACATACGCATTATGCGAGGCATCCATTGCCTACTTTATCGACGAAAAATCATTAGGTAACGTGAGAGCCATCTATAAAGATAAATACGAGGCTTAA